The sequence GGCCAGGCGCACGGTCTGTGCTTCTCGGTTCCCGTAGGAATCGACCCGCCCCCTTCGCTGATTAATATTTTCCAGGAACTCCACGACGACTTGGGCATTAACCCGCCGCCGCACGGGAACCTGGAAAGCTGGGCTCACCAGGGGATCCTGTTGCTGAACGCCTCCTTGACAGTTCGCGCCCATATGGCGGCTAGCCATGCCGGAATCGGTTGGCAACAGTTTACGGACACTATCATCAAGCGCCTCTCCGAAACCCGCGAGAACCTCGTATTTTTGCTTTGGGGCAGTTTCGCCATCAAAAAACAGGATCTCGTGGCCAAAAATCGCGGTCACCTGATTTTAACAGCCCCCCACCCGAGTCCGCTTTCGGCTTACCGCGGGTTCTTCGGATGTAAACATTTTAGTAAGGCAAACGAA is a genomic window of Fibrobacter sp. UWT2 containing:
- the ung gene encoding uracil-DNA glycosylase, whose translation is MSVKLEESWLKLLADQFEQPYFKQIKEKLLQEKAEHHIVYPPGPKIFAALDFCPVDKVKAVIIGQDPYHNPGQAHGLCFSVPVGIDPPPSLINIFQELHDDLGINPPPHGNLESWAHQGILLLNASLTVRAHMAASHAGIGWQQFTDTIIKRLSETRENLVFLLWGSFAIKKQDLVAKNRGHLILTAPHPSPLSAYRGFFGCKHFSKANEYLKSKGLEPIDWSIK